One Anaerobiospirillum thomasii DNA segment encodes these proteins:
- a CDS encoding transketolase family protein, with product MTNIANKQMICEVLMEAAKNDKDIVVLCSDSRGSASATPFANKYPDQFVEVGIAEQDLVGIAAGMARCGKRTFPMSPACFITARSFEQCKVDVAYSHTNVKLIGISGGVSYGALGMSHHSAQDIACMSSIPGMRVYLPSDCYQTRKLMEHLVKDNEPAYVRVGRNAVDPVYSENDVPFVMGKATFISKGTDIALIACGEMVLYAKQAAEILKEKGISATVVDMYCVKPIDKSAVIEAAENAKAVISIEEHSEFGGLGSMVAQIVSEHCPKKCVTLALPDSPVITGSSKEVFAYYHLTGPGIAAKAEEILNG from the coding sequence ATGACAAATATTGCTAATAAGCAGATGATTTGCGAAGTTTTGATGGAAGCTGCTAAAAATGACAAGGATATAGTTGTTTTGTGTTCAGATTCGCGTGGCAGCGCCTCAGCTACTCCATTTGCCAATAAATATCCAGATCAGTTTGTTGAGGTAGGCATTGCTGAGCAGGATCTTGTTGGTATTGCAGCCGGCATGGCCCGCTGCGGTAAAAGGACCTTTCCAATGTCTCCTGCTTGTTTTATTACAGCAAGATCTTTTGAGCAGTGTAAGGTTGATGTTGCCTACTCCCATACAAATGTAAAGCTCATTGGTATTTCAGGAGGAGTAAGTTACGGCGCTTTGGGTATGTCGCATCACTCTGCTCAGGATATTGCCTGTATGAGTTCAATACCAGGAATGCGCGTCTATCTGCCGTCAGACTGTTATCAGACAAGAAAATTGATGGAACATCTTGTCAAAGACAATGAGCCTGCGTATGTAAGAGTAGGGCGTAATGCTGTAGATCCTGTATATTCAGAAAACGATGTACCTTTTGTGATGGGTAAAGCTACATTTATCAGTAAAGGCACAGATATAGCTCTTATAGCCTGCGGTGAGATGGTATTGTATGCAAAGCAGGCTGCTGAAATTCTAAAAGAAAAAGGTATAAGTGCTACTGTCGTTGATATGTACTGTGTAAAACCAATAGATAAAAGTGCAGTTATAGAGGCAGCAGAAAATGCCAAAGCTGTAATATCTATAGAAGAGCACTCAGAGTTTGGTGGTCTTGGATCAATGGTGGCTCAGATTGTATCTGAACACTGTCCAAAGAAATGTGTAACTCTGGCTCTTCCTGACAGCCCTGTTATTACAGGAAGCTCAAAGGAGGTCTTTGCATATTATCATTTGACCGGTCCTGGTATAGCAGCTAAGGCAGAGGAAATATTAAATGGCTGA
- a CDS encoding DUF2291 family protein → MTKARIIGSVIAVVLLCYAFLSATIVKEGQEATLTGEVVFNPTAEATKFWNEKSQEYFESNAVDLVTLLNESNGDLKSVATKYGHYSMGDKGELSFIVKGSATVDLVKNKLRAGYLGLKVDGMDDKFKLRLQIGPVFKGSAVRDSISLISYKDYKNQIEWAQVSVAFHDLISKQILAPIDMNNVANKTVEFIGCFTVARQGLIQITPVKLIVK, encoded by the coding sequence ATGACAAAAGCTCGCATTATAGGTTCAGTTATCGCTGTAGTGTTGCTCTGCTATGCTTTTTTATCAGCAACAATAGTTAAAGAAGGTCAGGAAGCTACGCTTACTGGCGAGGTAGTATTCAATCCAACTGCAGAGGCAACTAAATTCTGGAACGAAAAGTCACAAGAGTACTTTGAAAGTAATGCTGTAGATCTCGTTACTTTACTAAATGAATCAAATGGAGATCTCAAAAGTGTGGCAACAAAATATGGCCATTATTCAATGGGCGACAAGGGTGAGCTGTCATTTATTGTCAAAGGCAGCGCTACAGTTGATTTAGTGAAAAATAAATTAAGAGCAGGCTACCTTGGGCTGAAAGTAGATGGCATGGATGATAAGTTCAAATTAAGATTGCAGATAGGACCGGTCTTTAAAGGATCAGCCGTAAGAGACTCAATCAGTCTGATTTCATATAAGGATTACAAAAATCAGATTGAATGGGCTCAGGTTTCCGTAGCATTTCATGATCTGATTTCAAAACAGATTCTTGCTCCTATAGATATGAACAATGTAGCAAATAAGACCGTGGAGTTTATCGGCTGCTTTACTGTGGCTCGCCAGGGATTAATTCAGATTACACCAGTTAAGCTGATAGTTAAGTAG
- a CDS encoding PTS sugar transporter subunit IIA yields the protein MFFQRKGEEILSPLSGQIVSVTEVESPIFSGKVVGDGVAVEPYFQNDDLVLSPVSGMISMVAVQKHAYGITTFDGIEILIHIGLGTVSLDGNGFTPLVKEGDKVEQGMPLCRVNWSTLTENGCKTTTPVLITSVSIDKVKRLTLNLGPARAGETTCMFYLKNK from the coding sequence ATGTTTTTTCAGCGTAAGGGAGAGGAGATTCTCTCCCCATTAAGTGGTCAGATAGTATCTGTGACAGAAGTTGAAAGCCCTATTTTTTCAGGAAAAGTTGTTGGTGATGGTGTAGCAGTAGAGCCATACTTTCAAAATGACGATTTGGTTCTGTCCCCTGTGAGTGGCATGATTTCCATGGTGGCTGTACAAAAACATGCCTATGGTATTACAACTTTTGACGGTATAGAGATCTTGATTCATATAGGTCTTGGAACTGTAAGTCTTGATGGCAATGGCTTTACACCATTAGTTAAAGAGGGAGATAAAGTTGAGCAAGGAATGCCATTGTGTCGTGTCAACTGGAGTACCTTGACAGAAAATGGATGTAAAACAACCACACCTGTTCTTATTACATCAGTTTCCATTGATAAAGTAAAAAGGCTGACACTTAATTTAGGACCTGCCAGAGCAGGGGAGACAACATGCATGTTTTACTTAAAGAATAAATGA
- a CDS encoding L-fucose/L-arabinose isomerase family protein encodes MTARIRLGFVPTRRSVFSAPDALKYRDLTADRLKELGIDFVDIKDINAEGLLFSDDDVQKIAKKFRKENVDGIILAHCNFGTEYVCARLAKDLNLPVLLWGPLDERPLPDGRRLRDTQCGLFATGKVLRRFGVKFTYLTNSRLSDPVFERGLRDFIAVCNVVKTFKNIRILQMGPRPFDFWTTMCNEGELLEKFNIQLAPVPLPELIHEVKKIRDGNGAKEELEILHDRTVIKIAEPKVQTIAALAKAMRNLIEKYGCQAGAIQCWTALQGELGIMPCAANSILNDMGIPIVCETDIHGAITALIAEAAVMNESRSFFADWTVRHPDLENGELLQHCGPWPMSIAKEKPELTCPIAFDDEGSLSAEAKGSDTLTLTRFDGDNGEYSLLLGNARSVDGPKILGTYMWIEVDNIKRLEEKIVTGPYIHHCVGVYKDVVPVLYEACKYLGIKADLYDPVEEQVKAYLRGE; translated from the coding sequence ATGACAGCTAGAATTAGATTAGGATTTGTTCCAACAAGACGAAGTGTATTTAGTGCACCAGATGCCCTAAAATACAGAGATTTAACAGCAGATAGATTAAAAGAACTAGGAATAGATTTTGTTGATATCAAGGATATCAATGCCGAAGGCCTGCTTTTTAGCGATGATGATGTACAAAAAATAGCTAAAAAGTTCCGTAAAGAAAATGTAGATGGAATTATTCTTGCCCACTGTAATTTTGGAACAGAGTATGTATGTGCACGCCTTGCTAAGGATTTAAATTTACCTGTACTGCTATGGGGCCCACTAGATGAAAGGCCTTTGCCAGACGGACGCAGACTTAGAGATACACAATGCGGTCTTTTCGCCACAGGTAAAGTTTTAAGACGATTTGGCGTTAAGTTTACATATCTGACCAACTCTAGACTTTCAGATCCTGTTTTTGAGCGTGGTCTTAGAGACTTTATAGCTGTATGTAATGTGGTAAAAACCTTTAAAAACATACGCATTTTGCAAATGGGTCCAAGACCTTTTGATTTCTGGACCACCATGTGTAATGAAGGTGAACTATTAGAGAAATTTAATATTCAGCTAGCTCCAGTGCCTCTTCCTGAGCTCATTCATGAGGTTAAGAAAATACGTGATGGAAATGGAGCTAAAGAGGAGCTTGAGATCCTGCATGACAGAACTGTAATAAAAATTGCAGAACCTAAAGTGCAGACTATTGCTGCTCTGGCAAAGGCAATGCGCAATCTGATTGAAAAATATGGCTGTCAGGCAGGAGCGATCCAGTGCTGGACTGCTCTGCAAGGTGAGCTTGGTATTATGCCATGTGCCGCTAATTCAATTTTAAATGATATGGGTATACCAATTGTCTGTGAAACAGATATTCATGGCGCAATAACAGCCCTTATTGCAGAGGCTGCTGTAATGAATGAGTCAAGAAGTTTCTTTGCAGATTGGACTGTAAGACATCCTGATCTGGAAAATGGCGAGCTTCTACAGCACTGCGGACCATGGCCTATGTCCATTGCCAAGGAAAAACCAGAACTTACATGCCCAATAGCTTTTGATGATGAGGGATCATTGTCAGCTGAGGCCAAAGGTTCTGATACCTTAACCTTAACCAGATTTGATGGAGACAACGGTGAGTATTCTCTGCTTTTAGGTAATGCAAGAAGCGTTGATGGTCCAAAGATTCTTGGCACATATATGTGGATTGAAGTTGATAACATTAAACGTCTCGAAGAGAAAATAGTTACTGGTCCATATATACATCATTGTGTCGGTGTATATAAAGATGTTGTTCCTGTCTTATATGAGGCTTGTAAGTATCTGGGCATTAAAGCTGATTTATATGATCCAGTTGAAGAACAGGTAAAAGCCTATCTACGTGGAGAATAA
- a CDS encoding reverse transcriptase domain-containing protein, which yields MCSPVLANILLNELDQLLDARDRKFVRYADDMCIFCSSRKSAERVLEWVTRYIEDKLFLKVNREKTKIVHVGKDMQFLGFAFLSARCVSKTRKQAKPKDQYFTTVHDKKRKKLKEKVKLILDRRCKGGIAVVKAKLKYLLRGWVNYFGEAIPTSWARKIDAWIRRRVRQLLWKQWKTPQNRYRQFKLRWSKAPAIGDGTMAYSSNSYWKLSKNQGIHRALNNQILINEGWTTITAELETLHSRISSAC from the coding sequence GTGTGTAGTCCGGTACTTGCAAACATACTCCTCAACGAACTCGATCAACTGTTGGACGCCAGAGACAGGAAATTTGTCAGATACGCCGACGACATGTGCATATTCTGCAGTAGCAGGAAAAGTGCAGAGAGAGTTTTAGAGTGGGTAACACGGTATATAGAGGACAAGCTATTCCTCAAGGTGAACAGAGAGAAAACCAAAATAGTGCATGTCGGCAAGGATATGCAATTCCTAGGTTTTGCATTTCTAAGCGCTAGATGTGTCTCAAAGACAAGAAAGCAGGCAAAGCCAAAGGATCAATATTTCACAACTGTGCACGACAAAAAGAGGAAGAAACTCAAGGAAAAGGTAAAGCTCATACTAGATAGAAGGTGTAAAGGCGGCATTGCTGTCGTCAAAGCTAAGCTGAAGTATCTACTCAGAGGGTGGGTAAACTACTTTGGTGAAGCCATACCAACATCATGGGCAAGGAAAATCGATGCTTGGATCAGAAGACGCGTCAGGCAACTCCTATGGAAACAATGGAAGACCCCACAAAACCGCTACAGACAGTTCAAGCTGAGATGGTCAAAAGCCCCCGCCATCGGAGATGGCACTATGGCATACAGCTCAAACAGTTATTGGAAATTATCGAAAAACCAAGGGATCCACAGAGCACTTAACAATCAGATACTGATAAACGAGGGCTGGACAACTATAACCGCGGAGCTAGAGACCCTGCATTCAAGGATCTCTAGCGCTTGTTAG
- a CDS encoding helix-turn-helix transcriptional regulator, whose product MSLENKNEVKEERPVKNILPLSYALSLISQLLPIPVHVFTDEDKYLDKFNIEDKGDNSNIFETDLDLRKEYLKEIRSKKVVLFTSEKPILFGGVECTDGLTLILGPIAISDVDQSFCKLYALKHSASNIYPLRCSEKKLAALLLLIYSSITNKYVYLNDFLDESFMSQELIEQTHIKFGNIISNNTIGNKPHNPVVFEETIRRSIKNGDEDALKRALNSVYANMRGTLAHNELRSAKNLAIVDVTIATRAAIEAGLSVEKLYTLSDAFIMEIEECKFPADAYALARACALRCTQMVSSFKKHIKNKENSSLIVAKACEYIERHVYSKFNVEDLCKKLKVSKSYLSKQFKNEKKITLGEYYRQRKIEVAKILLTSSDKSMYEIATLLNFNSQSHFGRVFLECSGWTPTHYRNNFSIRDSVL is encoded by the coding sequence ATGTCTTTAGAAAATAAAAATGAAGTGAAAGAGGAAAGACCTGTAAAGAATATACTTCCTCTTTCATATGCTTTAAGTCTTATCTCACAGCTCCTGCCGATCCCAGTCCACGTATTTACAGACGAAGACAAATATCTTGATAAATTTAATATTGAAGATAAAGGAGATAATTCAAACATTTTTGAAACAGATTTAGATTTAAGAAAAGAGTATTTAAAAGAGATAAGATCAAAAAAAGTAGTTTTGTTTACTTCAGAAAAACCAATATTATTTGGCGGTGTCGAGTGTACTGACGGTCTGACATTGATTTTAGGTCCTATTGCCATATCTGATGTAGATCAGAGCTTTTGCAAGTTATATGCTCTAAAACACAGTGCCTCAAATATTTATCCTCTGCGCTGTTCTGAAAAAAAACTGGCAGCTCTGCTGCTTTTAATCTACAGCTCTATTACCAATAAATATGTGTATTTAAATGATTTTCTAGATGAGAGCTTTATGAGTCAGGAATTAATAGAGCAGACACATATAAAATTTGGAAATATAATCTCAAATAATACTATAGGCAATAAACCTCACAACCCTGTAGTTTTTGAGGAAACAATCAGACGCTCAATAAAAAATGGAGATGAGGATGCCTTAAAAAGAGCACTTAATTCAGTTTATGCCAATATGCGTGGAACCTTGGCGCACAATGAACTGAGATCGGCAAAAAATTTAGCTATTGTTGATGTCACAATTGCAACGAGAGCTGCAATTGAGGCAGGACTAAGTGTTGAAAAACTCTATACACTTTCTGATGCTTTCATTATGGAGATAGAGGAGTGTAAATTCCCGGCCGATGCCTATGCCTTAGCCAGAGCATGTGCACTAAGATGTACACAGATGGTTTCTTCATTTAAAAAGCATATTAAAAACAAAGAAAACTCTTCATTGATAGTTGCCAAAGCCTGCGAATATATAGAAAGACATGTCTACTCAAAGTTTAATGTGGAAGATTTATGTAAAAAATTAAAAGTAAGCAAAAGTTATTTATCAAAGCAGTTTAAAAACGAAAAAAAGATTACTCTTGGCGAATATTACAGACAAAGAAAGATAGAAGTAGCCAAGATCCTGTTGACCTCTAGTGACAAGAGTATGTATGAAATAGCAACACTTTTGAACTTTAACTCACAGAGCCATTTTGGCCGTGTATTTTTAGAATGCAGTGGCTGGACACCTACTCATTATAGGAATAATTTTTCTATACGTGATAGTGTATTGTAA
- the rbsD gene encoding D-ribose pyranase, with product MKKIGCLNSELSYVLSKLGHFDTITLGDCGLPVPQGVQRIDLAVTYGVPSFEDVFKVIDTEAKFQKITIASESKDKNFEFYSKMKEWAQRENVEFVEVPHDTFKALTSKSVAVVRTGACLPYSNIILESNVSF from the coding sequence ATGAAAAAAATAGGTTGTCTTAATTCAGAGCTATCTTATGTCTTATCTAAATTAGGCCACTTTGATACCATTACACTAGGAGACTGTGGTCTACCTGTTCCTCAGGGGGTACAGAGAATAGATCTGGCCGTAACCTATGGTGTGCCTTCATTTGAAGATGTTTTTAAAGTCATAGATACTGAGGCTAAATTTCAAAAGATAACTATAGCTTCTGAGAGTAAAGATAAAAACTTTGAGTTTTACAGCAAAATGAAGGAGTGGGCTCAAAGGGAGAATGTTGAATTTGTTGAAGTGCCACATGATACGTTTAAAGCACTGACTTCTAAGTCGGTAGCTGTGGTAAGAACAGGAGCATGCCTTCCTTACAGCAATATAATTCTTGAGTCTAACGTATCATTTTAA
- a CDS encoding ABC transporter permease has product MNKNDVIMTILKGRTLIVLTLLVIFFSFASKSFFTSQSLLLIAKHVALYGILGIGMTYVLVTGGIDLSVGSVVGLSGMVAGLLINHGFTIFGYTIYFSVPVIVMIAILIGIIVGAINGLVITKFAVAPFIATLGMMYVARGASNLTSNGATFPNLVGNSALGNTGFEIFGRDIGGFPVAVMILIVIAIIASLILRKTPFGWHILAIGGNERASKLSGVHVDNDKILVYMFSGACAAVVGIISTSQLVASHPMTGNTWEMNAIAAAVLGGTSLMGGVGTIIGTVIGAFIIGVISDGMVMCGVSEFWQMIIKGLVIVLAVIIDQYQRSLQAKMALQARNENK; this is encoded by the coding sequence ATGAATAAAAATGATGTAATTATGACTATACTCAAAGGGCGTACTCTTATTGTATTGACTCTTTTAGTAATTTTCTTTTCTTTTGCAAGTAAGTCTTTTTTTACAAGTCAGTCATTGCTGTTAATTGCCAAACACGTCGCTCTGTATGGAATTTTAGGCATTGGAATGACCTACGTTTTAGTTACTGGAGGTATAGATCTTTCCGTTGGATCTGTTGTAGGTCTGTCAGGAATGGTAGCAGGTCTTCTTATTAATCATGGTTTTACCATTTTTGGCTACACAATTTACTTTTCAGTTCCAGTAATTGTCATGATTGCCATCCTGATTGGAATAATTGTGGGAGCGATTAATGGTTTAGTTATCACTAAATTTGCTGTGGCTCCATTTATTGCAACTTTAGGCATGATGTATGTAGCTCGTGGTGCATCCAATTTAACATCCAACGGCGCAACTTTTCCAAATCTTGTAGGAAACAGTGCTCTTGGCAATACTGGATTTGAAATCTTTGGACGCGATATAGGAGGTTTTCCTGTTGCTGTAATGATTTTAATTGTCATAGCCATAATCGCATCTTTGATTTTACGCAAGACCCCATTTGGATGGCATATTTTAGCTATAGGCGGTAATGAGCGTGCGTCAAAGCTCTCTGGTGTTCATGTAGATAATGACAAAATTTTAGTGTACATGTTCTCAGGTGCCTGTGCTGCTGTTGTAGGTATTATTTCAACCTCGCAGTTGGTAGCCTCACATCCAATGACTGGTAATACCTGGGAAATGAATGCCATTGCAGCTGCTGTACTTGGCGGTACATCTCTTATGGGTGGTGTCGGTACCATTATCGGAACAGTAATTGGCGCCTTTATTATCGGTGTTATCTCTGATGGTATGGTTATGTGTGGTGTATCTGAATTCTGGCAAATGATTATCAAGGGTCTGGTTATCGTCCTTGCTGTAATTATTGATCAGTATCAGCGCTCCTTGCAGGCAAAGATGGCACTGCAGGCAAGAAATGAAAATAAATAG
- a CDS encoding D-ribose ABC transporter substrate-binding protein has translation MKFTNFFASIAMVAAASTFAASAVAADAKVLTGGGSNIMYIITPSHSNPFFKTEAEVAAKTAKELGYKVKMVSHDDSPVKQSELFETAISDKAAAIICDNAGADATVAAVKRAYDKNIPTFLIDREINEQGIAIAQIVANNYQGAKEAAEIFVEAMEEEGEYAELFGIDSDTNAKTRSTAFHEVIDQYPDMKLVAVQTANWDQNLAYQKMETILQSYPNLKGVISGNDNMAVGAAAAIKAAGKQLKIIGVDGSNDARDEILAGNMTATAMQPAALIAELAVRQADQYLKTGTTGKPEKQLIDCEIITVDNAKQLNDFSLAK, from the coding sequence ATGAAATTTACAAACTTTTTTGCTTCTATAGCTATGGTTGCAGCCGCATCAACATTTGCAGCATCAGCAGTAGCAGCTGATGCCAAGGTTTTGACTGGTGGTGGCTCAAATATTATGTATATCATCACCCCTTCTCATTCAAATCCATTCTTCAAAACTGAAGCAGAAGTTGCAGCTAAGACTGCAAAAGAGCTTGGTTATAAAGTAAAAATGGTTTCTCATGATGATAGCCCAGTAAAACAATCTGAGTTATTTGAGACAGCAATTTCAGATAAGGCCGCAGCCATTATCTGTGATAATGCCGGAGCTGATGCTACAGTTGCAGCTGTAAAACGTGCCTACGACAAAAACATTCCTACTTTCCTGATTGACAGAGAAATCAATGAGCAAGGTATTGCCATTGCACAGATAGTTGCTAATAACTATCAGGGTGCAAAAGAAGCTGCTGAAATCTTTGTTGAGGCAATGGAGGAAGAAGGTGAATATGCCGAGCTGTTTGGCATTGACTCAGATACCAACGCCAAGACTCGCTCAACTGCTTTCCACGAGGTTATCGATCAGTATCCTGACATGAAACTTGTTGCTGTACAGACAGCAAACTGGGATCAGAATCTGGCATATCAGAAAATGGAAACCATTCTTCAGTCATATCCTAATCTTAAAGGTGTAATTTCTGGTAATGACAATATGGCTGTAGGTGCAGCAGCTGCCATTAAAGCAGCCGGCAAGCAGTTAAAGATCATCGGTGTTGATGGCTCCAACGATGCCAGAGACGAAATTCTTGCAGGAAATATGACAGCAACAGCTATGCAGCCTGCAGCTTTAATTGCTGAGCTTGCAGTACGTCAGGCAGATCAGTATTTAAAGACAGGAACAACTGGCAAACCTGAGAAACAGTTAATTGATTGTGAAATCATTACTGTAGACAATGCCAAACAATTAAACGACTTCTCATTAGCTAAATAA
- a CDS encoding transketolase, with protein sequence MNELKKLAYELRQDVIEMIVRGKGGHIGGDMSVMDILVTLYFKEMNVTVENYNTQNHDHFVMSKGHSVEALYAVLARKGFFCREQLLKEFSQFGSQFIGHPNNKLPGIEMNSGALGHGLPVAVGMAIAEKMNKSTNRVYVVMGDGELAEGSVWEGAMSGANYRLDNLCAIIDRNKLQISGTTEEVMALDNLQKKWDSFGWHVINVEDGNDINRLSQAFDEARVVKGKPTVLIANTIKGKGSAVMENKISWHHHVPDEKEYELIMEDLKRAVKE encoded by the coding sequence ATGAACGAATTAAAAAAACTGGCTTATGAGCTTCGCCAGGATGTAATCGAAATGATTGTCAGGGGCAAGGGTGGCCACATTGGTGGAGATATGTCCGTTATGGATATTCTGGTAACCCTTTACTTTAAAGAAATGAATGTAACAGTGGAAAACTACAACACACAAAACCATGATCATTTTGTGATGAGTAAAGGTCACTCAGTAGAGGCTTTATATGCGGTGCTTGCCAGAAAGGGGTTTTTCTGCCGCGAACAACTGTTAAAAGAGTTCAGTCAGTTTGGCTCACAGTTTATAGGTCATCCAAACAATAAACTGCCAGGAATTGAAATGAATTCAGGTGCTTTAGGCCATGGTCTGCCTGTTGCCGTAGGTATGGCTATTGCTGAAAAAATGAATAAGAGTACAAACCGTGTCTATGTAGTTATGGGGGATGGTGAATTGGCAGAGGGCTCTGTATGGGAAGGAGCTATGTCAGGAGCAAACTACAGATTAGATAATTTATGCGCCATTATAGATAGAAATAAACTACAGATATCAGGCACTACCGAAGAGGTTATGGCTTTAGATAATCTACAGAAAAAGTGGGATTCCTTTGGCTGGCATGTAATCAATGTTGAAGATGGAAATGACATTAATAGATTATCGCAGGCATTTGATGAAGCCAGAGTTGTTAAAGGTAAACCTACAGTTCTTATTGCAAATACCATAAAGGGCAAAGGCTCAGCTGTAATGGAGAATAAAATCTCCTGGCATCATCATGTTCCTGATGAAAAGGAATATGAACTTATTATGGAAGATCTCAAAAGAGCTGTTAAGGAGTAG
- a CDS encoding sugar ABC transporter ATP-binding protein, whose amino-acid sequence MSTKDEIYLHAEKIDKIYPGTKALDQVSFDIKRGKVNVLIGENGAGKSTLMRIIAGIEKQSAGKLFLQGREVEFNSTVDARKEGIAIIHQELCLFPNMTVFQNLFMASERTKNGILDDAEHRKLARQVLERLNYPIDPDTLVGDLRVGQQQMIEIARNLLIPNLKILIMDEPTSSLSEQEVEVLFNIMRELTATGISIVYISHRLEELMRIGDFVTIFRDGKLVAEAAVKDIDVPWIVKQMVGEGKSYPKREQKVDWSTVPKVLEIKDLTLPKNGGGYLLKDVSFSLHKGEVLGIYGLLGAGRTEIFECIMGMRPSHTGDVILHGEKIQVGSVPEQIAKGFAWLPEDRQRDGLVQTLSIDKNIALSNVGKYTNSMGLIDKNKESDAVTDMIKEVHIKVADKELPILSLSGGNQQKVVFAKGALTGPEIMLLDEPSRGIDIGAKTEIFKLIYQYAQKGVSLLVVSSELEEIIAIADRIIVLSNGIKTAEFEGDEITQDNLVKASYLGHHKAD is encoded by the coding sequence ATGTCAACTAAAGATGAAATATATTTGCATGCAGAAAAAATAGACAAGATTTACCCTGGCACTAAAGCGCTTGATCAGGTTTCCTTTGATATAAAGCGCGGTAAGGTAAATGTGCTTATAGGTGAAAATGGTGCTGGAAAGTCTACTTTAATGCGCATTATTGCAGGTATTGAAAAGCAGTCTGCAGGAAAGCTCTTTTTGCAGGGACGAGAGGTTGAGTTCAATTCAACAGTTGATGCAAGAAAAGAAGGTATTGCCATTATCCATCAGGAGTTGTGCCTCTTTCCAAATATGACTGTGTTTCAGAACCTGTTTATGGCATCAGAAAGAACCAAGAATGGAATTTTAGATGATGCTGAACATAGGAAGCTTGCAAGACAGGTATTAGAAAGACTCAATTATCCAATTGACCCTGATACTTTGGTAGGAGATCTGCGTGTTGGACAGCAGCAGATGATTGAAATTGCCAGAAATCTTCTTATTCCAAATCTGAAAATTCTGATTATGGATGAGCCGACATCATCACTGTCTGAGCAGGAGGTTGAGGTTCTTTTCAACATTATGCGTGAGCTTACAGCCACAGGAATCTCAATTGTTTATATTTCTCATCGTCTTGAAGAGCTTATGCGCATTGGCGATTTTGTAACAATCTTCAGAGATGGAAAACTTGTGGCAGAGGCAGCTGTAAAAGATATTGATGTGCCATGGATTGTTAAACAGATGGTGGGTGAGGGCAAGAGCTATCCAAAAAGGGAGCAGAAAGTTGATTGGTCTACAGTGCCTAAAGTCCTTGAAATAAAGGATTTGACTCTGCCTAAAAACGGTGGTGGTTATTTGTTAAAGGATGTCTCATTTTCTTTACATAAAGGAGAAGTGCTTGGCATATACGGTCTTTTAGGTGCTGGCAGAACAGAAATTTTTGAGTGCATTATGGGTATGAGACCAAGTCATACAGGTGATGTGATTTTGCACGGTGAAAAAATTCAAGTCGGCTCTGTTCCTGAGCAGATAGCTAAAGGTTTTGCCTGGCTGCCAGAGGACAGACAAAGAGATGGACTCGTGCAGACATTAAGTATTGATAAGAATATTGCCTTATCTAATGTTGGCAAATATACAAACTCTATGGGGCTTATCGATAAGAACAAGGAGAGTGATGCTGTAACAGATATGATTAAAGAAGTGCATATTAAAGTGGCAGACAAAGAGCTTCCTATCTTGTCATTATCAGGAGGAAATCAGCAGAAAGTGGTTTTTGCCAAAGGAGCCCTTACAGGACCAGAGATCATGTTACTTGATGAGCCATCAAGGGGTATTGATATAGGTGCCAAAACAGAAATTTTCAAGCTGATTTACCAATATGCCCAAAAAGGAGTTTCACTTTTAGTGGTTTCATCAGAGCTTGAGGAAATTATAGCCATTGCCGATCGCATTATCGTTTTGTCAAACGGCATAAAAACTGCCGAGTTTGAAGGTGATGAAATTACGCAGGATAACTTAGTTAAAGCCTCATATTTAGGTCATCACAAGGCTGACTAG